The segment TCACGTAGCACGCGCTCATCGCGACCGCCGCGTGCGGAACGCCGCCGAACGCCTTGATCATCGCGCCGGAAATGATCGGGAACACCCATGCGATCAGGCGCGCCACGTTGAACACGAAGCTGATCGCGGTCGAGCGCACCGTCGACGTGAACAGCTCGCACGGATAGATCGCCATCCACACATACGCGCAGCCGAGCGTGAAGAAGCCGTTGATCGGCGCGACGACCTGCATCGCCCCGCACGGGGCCGG is part of the Burkholderia ubonensis subsp. mesacidophila genome and harbors:
- a CDS encoding MFS transporter; protein product: MRVHPAPCGAMQVVAPINGFFTLGCAYVWMAIYPCELFTSTVRSTAISFVFNVARLIAWVFPIISGAMIKAFGGVPHAAVAMSACYVIGIIVSWFLPETRGQGMPE